From Rutidosis leptorrhynchoides isolate AG116_Rl617_1_P2 chromosome 3, CSIRO_AGI_Rlap_v1, whole genome shotgun sequence, a single genomic window includes:
- the LOC139902819 gene encoding uncharacterized protein: protein MASLTPPSFFIILLNPSDHSQLSLPDDFVTKHLQNKIPKDPIIQTLYGGYVWKIKIEQKGADYYFTNGWSNIYKEIKLGFGDLLIFRLIDKSTFRLLIYSPNGCPKVLPPKIKVESDIDSVDTVDDSVCNVNDDDDGGVCTVNDDDVCNVDDDVTDDDDADDDQEEEEEEEDDDDDKDEDYNNDVVDVDVDVVDDDDVADDDDDDVHIDGNDGDPFFTLTISKAHKSTLRLPAEFVGLAGIDAEKTIILTNLDEREWPVRLLSEKSNESERYYLSIGWAEFMKNNELLEGDECIFKYIKNEDKLCLAKVTKKKRSARKRGWARHKRGDNVDVESGSDDDIDDDDDDDDDDDDDDIDDEDDDPDDMCGEDDDPSFISTLSKTDKDIVSQPSEKILSTEDDDDDDGDLSFTLIISKTFYFMLLPEEFSGLPGIQDRKTITVKNLDGEEIQVGLRLAKSYMKTKKKRYVLSTKWADFQRSNNLKKGDECVFKFIRNEDKLCLVKVTKNKMRLGPGRPPRKQGGYNDANDDNNDAEDDDNDVEDEDGGIDINGDPFFTVVITKYPALPLPDEFASLPGIEDGKNMTVKNLDGEEQQLGLRFQKGYKNSGCYLLSKGWKPFINSNNLMCGDECVFKFIKSEGKLCLAKVTKKNGLAKRSQPSNKIPATKVVKRKTRKQGGDDDDDDDDDDDDDDDDDHNDGEDPFVTVTIPKSPQWWIPKEFMDLPGIEAGKSVTVKNIDGTEQSWGFLSHKNRKSKNCCVSAGWRPFLRRNDLSQGDECVIKFIRNEGKFCLTEVNKNKRPKRKRQSADEILVDEVTKRTRGQPDSPVGTLRVTRSADNKRTKRGRSLRNDADVEVVKRPRGRLAKR from the exons ATGGCTTCTCTCACACCTCCTTCTTTCTTCATAATTTTACTcaatccatctgatcactctcaactg TCATTACCAGATGATTTTGTGACCAAGCATTTGCAAAACAAGATTCCTAAAGACCCAATAATCCAAACATTATATGGAGGCTATGTATGGAAAATAAAGATTGAACAAAAAGGTGCAGATTATTATTTTACCAATGGGTGGAGCAATATTTATAAAGAAATTAAATTGGGTTTTGGGGATTTACTTATATTTAGACTTATTGATAAATCTACTTTCAGATTGTTAATTTATAGCCCTAATGGTTGTCCAAAAGTTTTGCCCCCCAAAATTAAGGTTGAATCGGATATTGATAGTGTTGATACTGTTGATGATAGTGTTtgtaatgttaatgatgatgatgatggtggtgtttgtactgttaatgatgatgatgtttgtaatgttgatgatgatgtcactgatgatgatgatgctgatgatgatcaagaagaagaagaagaagaagaggatgatgatgatgacaaaGATGAAGATTATAACAATGATGTTGTTGATGTagatgttgatgttgttgatgatgatgatgttgctgatgatgatgatgatgatgttcatatTGATGGTAATGATGGTGATCCTTTCTTCACATTAACTATCTCAAAGGCTCACAAAAGTACATTG CGACTTCCGGCAGAATTTGTGGGGTTGGCTGGAATTGATGCTGAAAAAACAATAATTTTGACGAATCTTGATGAACGAGAGTGGCCAGTGCGGTTGCTGTCAGAAAAATCGAATGAGTCAGAAAGGTACTATCTTTCAATAGGGTGGGCCGAATTCATGAAAAATAATGAGTTATTGGAAGGAGATGAATGTATATTTAAGTACATTAAAAATGAAGATAAGTTATGTCTAGCAAAAGTCACTAAGAAGAAAAGGTCCGCAAGGAAGCGGGGCTGGGCCCGACATAAACGTGGTGATAATGTGGATGTTGAAAGTGGTagtgatgatgatattgatgatgatgatgatgatgatgatgatgatgatgatgatgatattgacgatgaagatgatgatcctgatgatatGTGTGGTGAAGATGATGATCCGTCCTTTATATCAACTCTGTCAAAAACCGACAAAGATATTGTG TCACAACCATCTGAAAAAATTTTGTCcactgaagatgatgatgatgatgatggtgatcttTCCTTTACGCTGATTATCTCTAAAACGTTTTATTTTATG CTGCTTCCGGAAGAATTTTCGGGGTTGCCCGGAATACAAGATAGAAAAACAATCACAGTAAAGAATCTTGATGGAGAAGAGATTCAAGTGGGGTTGCGGTTGGCTAAATCGTATATGAAAACGAAGAAGAAACGGTACGTCTTATCGACGAAATGGGCTGATTTTCAACGCAGTAACAATCTGAAAAAAGGAGATGAGTGTGTATTTAAGTTCATAAGAAATGAAGATAAATTATGTTTAGTAAAAGTCACCAAGAACAAAATGCGTCTGGGTCCGGGTCGGCCGCCTCGTAAACAAGGTGGTTATAATGatgctaatgatgataataatgatgctgaagatgatgataatgatgttgaaGATGAAGATGGTGGTATTGATATTAATGGTGATCCTTTCTTCACAGTGGTTATCACTAAATACCCTGCCCTG CCGCTTCCTGACGAGTTTGCGAGTTTGCCTGGAATTGAAGATGGGAAAAACATGACGGTTAAGAATCTTGACGGAGAAGAACAACAATTGGGGTTGCGTTTTCAAAAGGGGTATAAGAATTCGGGATGTTACCTTTTGTCGAAGGGGTGGAAACCTTTTATAAATAGTAATAATCTCATGTGTGGTGACGAATGTGTGTTCAAGTTCATTAAAAGTGAAGGTAAGTTATGTTTGGCAAAAGTCACTAAGAAAAATGGGTTAGCAAAGCGGTCACAACCATCCAATAAAATCCCGGCTACTAAAGTTGTGAAGAGAAAGACTCGTAAACAAGGcggcgatgatgatgatgatgatgatgatgatgatgatgatgatgacgatgatgatcatAATGATGGTGAAGATCCTTTCGTTACCGTTACTATTCCTAAAAGTCCTCAATGG TGGATTCCGAAGGAATTTATGGATTTGCCTGGAATTGAAGCCGGAAAAAGCGTAACGGTGAAGAATATTGATGGAACCGAGCAGTCATGGGGCTTCTTGTCGCATAAAAATAGGAAGAGTAAAAATTGCTGTGTGTCGGCTGGATGGCGTCCGTTTTTGCGAAGGAACGATTTATCACAAGGAGATGAATGTGTAATCAAGTTCATTAGAAATGAAGGTAAATTTTGTCTAACAGAAGTCAATAAGAACAAAAGGCCGAAACGAAAACGACAATCAGCTGATGAGATTCTGGTAGATGAAGTCACGAAGAGGACAAGAGGGCAGCCAGATTCACCTGTTGGTACATTACGTGTAACAAGATCTGCTGACAACAAAAGGACGAAAAGGGGTCGATCGTTGCGTAATGATGCTGATGTGGAGGTGGTGAAGAGACCACGTGGAAGGCTAGCtaagcgatga